The Fundulus heteroclitus isolate FHET01 chromosome 13, MU-UCD_Fhet_4.1, whole genome shotgun sequence genome contains a region encoding:
- the hey1 gene encoding LOW QUALITY PROTEIN: hairy/enhancer-of-split related with YRPW motif protein 1 (The sequence of the model RefSeq protein was modified relative to this genomic sequence to represent the inferred CDS: substituted 1 base at 1 genomic stop codon), translated as MSGETSHSRTCKKFQNRRRWGCAYPVNQRPDALVIGCVERRAPPPLARSSVEMTPWERRALQTEALRANLCMYARLAEPNRQTRRNTLKPXKMKRNHDFSSSDSELDETIEVEKESADENGNISSPLGSMSPTTSTQVQARKRRRGIIEKRRRDRINNSLSELRRLVPSAYEKQGSAKLEKAEILQMTVDHLKMLHAAGGKGYFDAHALAMDYRGLGFRECLAETARYLSIIEGLDSTDPLRIRLVSHLNNYASQREAHTGLSHLAWGSAFGSPPAHLAHPILLQHQQGAPLAPLPRSTTSSPQNPLSSRSSSSPSSSTSPTSSSLVAETHGPGRRSDSATPLSDQGPIRVPSTSSAPTAVLHPALVPSSVSKLSPPLLSSLSAFPFAFSAFPIISPATAISPPAQSSSVGKPYRPWGTEIGAF; from the exons GCGCTGGGGGTGTGCCTACCCTGTCAATCAAAGACCAGACGCATTAGTGATTGGCTGCGTGGAGCGCCGGGCCCCGCCCCCGCTGGCGCGCAGCAGCGTTGAAATGACACCGTGGGAACGCCGAGCGCTTCAAACGGAGGCGCTCCGGGCGAACCTGTGCATGTACGCACGTCTGGCAGAGCCGAACCGACAGACACGCAGGAATACTCTGAAGCCgtgaaaaatgaaaaggaaTCACGATTTTAGCTCCTCGGACAGCGAACTGGATGAGACCATTGAAGTGGAGAAGGAGAGCGCAGATGAGAATGG aaatataaGCTCCCCTCTCGGGTCCATGTCTCCGACAACATCAACTCAGGTCCAGGCGCGGAAAAGACGCAGAGGA ATCATCGAGAAGCGGCGCAGGGACCGAATAAATAACAGCTTGAGTGAGCTCCGCAGGCTGGTTCCCAGTGCCTACGAGAAGCAG GGTTCAGCCAAACTTGAAAAGGCGGAAATTTTGCAGATGACTGTTGATCACCTCAAGATGCTGCATGCTGCAGGGGGCAAAG GTTACTTTGACGCCCACGCCCTGGCGATGGACTACCGCGGTTTGGGTTTCAGGGAGTGCCTGGCCGAAACCGCCCGCTACCTCAGCATCATTGAGGGCCTGGACAGCACGGACCCGCTGCGGATCCGCCTGGTCTCTCACCTGAACAACTACGCCAGTCAGCGAGAGGCTCACACTGGCCTGAGTCACCTGGCCTGGGGCTCTGCCTTTGGATCGCCTCCGGCCCACCTCGCGCATCCCATCCTCCTCCAGCACCAACAGGGCGCTCCTTTGGCACCCCTGCCCCGCAGCACCACCAGCAGCCCACAGAATCCCCTGTCGTCCAGGTCTTCTTCGTCTCCCTCTTCCTCCACCTCCCCCACGTCCTCCTCGTTAGTCGCGGAGACTCACGGACCCGGCAGACGCAGCGACAGCGCCACGCCGCTCTCGGATCAGGGTCCGATCAGGGTTCCGTCCACCTCTTCCGCTCCCACCGCCGTCCTGCACCCGGCTTTGGTCCCCTCGTCCGTGTCCAAGCTCTCTCCTCCGCTCCTCTCCTCACTTTCCGCGTTCCCCTTCGCCTTCAGCGCCTTCCCCATCATCTCCCCTGCCACTGCCATCAGCCCCCCAGCTCAGAGCTCCAGCGTGGGCAAACCCTACAGACCCTGGGGGACGGAGATAGGAGCTTTCTGA
- the stmn2b gene encoding stathmin-2b: MAKTAVAYKEKMKEISVLSLICSCLYPESRKTILGDFEDMDIKPINKRASGQAFEVILKPPSPTSDVAHCITSPPKRDISLEDIQKKLEAAEDRRRSQEAQILRILAEKREHEREVLLKAMEENSNFSRMAEEKLQVKMEQIEENRQAFLAAMMERLQEKERHAQEVRRNKELREELMP, translated from the exons ATGGCTAAGACCGCAGTCG CTTACaaagagaagatgaaggagattTCCGTCCTCTCGCTCATATGCTCCTGCCTGTACCCCGAGAGCCGAAAAACCATTTTGGGGGACTTTGAAG ATATGGACATCAAGCCAATCAACAAGCGGGCGTCAGGTCAAGCCTTTGAGGTCATCCTGAAGCCGCCCTCTCCGACATCGGATGTGGCTCACTGCATCACCAGCCCCCCAAAGAGGGACATTTCCCTGGAGGACATCCAGAAGAAGCTGGAGGCGGCCGAGGACAGGAGGAGA TCCCAGGAGGCGCAGATCCTCCGAATCCTTGCCGAGAAACGCGAGCACGAGCGCGAAGTGCTGCTGAAGGCCATGGAGGAGAACAGCAACTTCAGCCGCATGGCCGAGGAGAAGCTGCAGGTGAAGATGGAGCAGATCGAGGAGAACCGGCAGGCCTTCCTGGCGGCCATGATGGAGCGCCTGCAGGAGAAG gAGAGGCATGCTCAGGAGGTGCGCAGAAACAAGGAGCTGAGAGAAGAGTTGATGCCGTGA